Proteins from a single region of Parasedimentitalea psychrophila:
- a CDS encoding DUF1223 domain-containing protein, protein MNTWKAILAALWIGMPLAASAQSGPVVVELFTSQGCSSCPPADALLHRLADRDDVLPLALHVDYWDYIGWQDEFARPAHTVRQKGYAYAAGRSMIYTPQMVVMGQDDVVGADAMALSDTIAKHQRAAPKVQIKALRKGGVLTLTLLPLVDLPPENLMVQVVQFAPVKSVEITRGELAGHRYNYAHVVEDWQQVGPWDGQVETVIEVAVSGAQPVAVLVQQPPFGAIIAARRVD, encoded by the coding sequence ATGAACACTTGGAAAGCCATTTTAGCTGCACTTTGGATCGGAATGCCGCTGGCGGCGAGCGCTCAGTCTGGGCCGGTGGTGGTTGAGCTGTTTACCTCGCAGGGATGTTCATCCTGCCCGCCTGCGGATGCTTTATTGCATCGCCTGGCAGACCGGGATGACGTGCTACCGCTGGCGTTGCACGTGGATTATTGGGATTACATCGGCTGGCAAGACGAATTTGCCAGGCCGGCGCATACTGTGCGGCAAAAAGGCTATGCCTATGCCGCGGGCCGCAGCATGATCTATACGCCGCAGATGGTTGTCATGGGGCAGGACGATGTGGTCGGGGCAGACGCAATGGCGCTGTCAGACACCATTGCAAAGCATCAACGAGCGGCGCCGAAAGTGCAGATCAAGGCTCTGCGCAAGGGCGGAGTTCTGACCCTGACCCTGCTGCCCTTGGTGGATCTGCCGCCCGAAAACCTGATGGTGCAGGTGGTGCAGTTTGCACCGGTCAAATCGGTTGAAATCACCCGTGGAGAACTGGCAGGCCATCGCTACAACTACGCCCATGTGGTCGAAGACTGGCAGCAGGTCGGGCCCTGGGACGGCCAGGTGGAGACGGTGATTGAAGTGGCCGTTTCGGGGGCGCAGCCTGTTGCCGTGTTGGTGCAGCAGCCTCCGTTCGGAGCGATTATTGCGGCGCGGCGGGTTGATTGA
- a CDS encoding lysophospholipid acyltransferase family protein, producing MPIDPSGLSRLSRAKYLTSNLFLRGVITGLGLIPYRWRVPVMGRLVSALAPIVGFDKRVRTNLKLTRPDLPEAEVARLCREVSNNAGRTLIELYAGQPFLDRAHAAPVTGPGLAALEAARAEGRPVILVTGHFGNYDAARSNLIRRGYKMGALYRRMANPYFNAHYVRTIEQIGKPMFEQGRRGMMEMVRHLKGGGIIAIVADLHSIGGKKIDFFGKPAVTSVVPAELALKYNAAMIPVYAIRQANGLDFEITLHAEIPHSDPVTMTRAVCDDLETLVRRHMGQWFWVHRRWKP from the coding sequence ATGCCCATTGACCCATCAGGACTGTCGCGCCTGTCGCGCGCAAAATATCTAACCAGCAACCTGTTTCTGCGCGGCGTCATTACCGGGCTGGGCCTGATCCCATACCGCTGGCGGGTTCCGGTCATGGGCCGCCTGGTCAGCGCCCTGGCGCCGATTGTCGGCTTTGACAAACGCGTCCGCACCAATCTGAAGCTGACCCGCCCGGACCTGCCCGAGGCCGAGGTCGCCCGTTTGTGCCGCGAGGTGAGCAACAACGCCGGGCGCACTTTGATCGAGCTCTATGCTGGCCAGCCGTTCCTTGACCGGGCCCATGCGGCGCCCGTCACGGGCCCCGGCCTGGCCGCGTTGGAGGCCGCCCGGGCCGAAGGCCGCCCGGTCATTCTGGTGACCGGCCATTTCGGAAACTACGATGCGGCGCGCTCAAACCTGATCCGGCGGGGCTACAAGATGGGCGCTCTGTACCGGCGCATGGCCAACCCCTATTTCAACGCCCACTATGTGCGCACCATCGAACAGATCGGAAAACCGATGTTCGAACAGGGCCGCCGTGGCATGATGGAAATGGTACGCCACCTGAAAGGCGGCGGCATCATCGCCATCGTCGCCGATCTGCACTCGATTGGTGGCAAGAAAATTGATTTCTTCGGCAAACCGGCAGTGACCTCGGTGGTGCCGGCCGAATTGGCGTTGAAATACAACGCCGCCATGATCCCGGTCTATGCCATCCGTCAGGCCAACGGGTTGGATTTCGAAATCACCCTGCACGCGGAAATTCCGCATAGTGATCCGGTGACCATGACCCGCGCCGTCTGTGATGATCTGGAGACCCTGGTGCGCCGCCATATGGGCCAATGGTTCTGGGTTCACCGGCGCTGGAAACCCTAG